TCCAGCCGCTCTTTGACCACCCGCGCCGTCGGCCCCTTATAGAGGGTCAGCCAGTTCTGGACCGGCGTCACCGTGACGGAGGCGGGCGGCACGTCGGCCTCGAAGCCCGGCTTCCAGTGCTCACCAGGGCGGTTGAGGACCACCCGCACCTGCGCGGGCGAGAACTGGAAATATGGCCCCACGTTCGGCCCGCTTTCCGGGTACACCACGGCCTTGCGGACCTCAGTCTGCACCGTATAGCCGGGGGCCTTCAGGGTGACGTGGGGAAGCGGCGCGGCCTGACTCCTCAGCGTCTGGGCGGAAACGCCGACCAGGGCCGGAGCAGAGGACAGGGCACACGCGAGGAGGACGCTGCGTCGGGGCATGTTCTGAAGGCTAAAGGGCACGAATGACGTCCGGATGATCCAGCGTGGCCCACAACAAGGCGCCCGGAGCGGACCCCGGGCGCCGGACACGAGGCGGCCTTACTTGAGCAGGTTGCGGCTGATCACCACGCGCTGAATCTCGTTGGTGCCCTCGTAGATCTGGTTGAGCTTCACGTCGCGCAGCAGCTTCTCCACCGGGTACTCGCCCACGTAGCCGTAGCCGCCGTGCACCTGAATCGCCTCGTTGGCGGCGTCAAAGGCCATCTCCGAGCAGTAGGCCTTGGCGATGGCCGACTCGTAGCCGTGGGGCAGGCCCTGGTCCACCAGCCACGCGGCCTTCCAGTACATCAGGCGGCCCGTCTCGACGCCCATCGCCATCTCGGCGACCTTGAACTGAATGGCCTGAAACTGGGCGATGGGCTTGCCGAAGGCCTCGCGCTCCTTGGCGTACTTCACACTCTCGTCCAGCGCGCGGCGGGCGATGCCGACCGACCCGGCGGCGACCGGAATACGGGTCTTGTCGAGGGTCTTCATGGCGATCTTGAAGCCGTCGCCCAGGCCGCCGAGCTGGTTCTCCCTGGGCACCCGGACGTTCTCGAACACGAGTTCCGAGGTCAGCGAGGCCCGCTGGCCCATCTTGTGCTTGATCTTGTTGTACGAAAAGCCGGGCGCGTCCTTGGGCACGACCAGCGCGACCGTCGCCTTGTGGCCGCCCTGGCGGTCGGTGGTGGCGAAGACGACCGTGATCTCGGCCAGCCCCCCGTTGCTGATCCACATCTTGGTGCCGTTGATGACCCACTCGTCGCCGTCGAGCACGGCGGTGGTGTGCATCGCGGCGGCGTCGGAGCCGTTGTTCGGCTCGCTGAGGGCGAAAGCGGCGAGGGAGGGCTTCTCGGTCAGCGGCCCCAGGAAGCGCTTCTGCTGCTCCTCGGTGCCGCCCACCAGGATCGGCGTGATGCCGAGTTCAGAGGCCATCAGCACGGTGTAGATGCCCATGCAGCCGTAGCCCAGCTCCTCGCCGATCAGGCACTCGTCCACCATGCCCAGGCCCAGGCCACCCGCGTGCTCGGGGATGGAGGCGTTCAGGAGGCCGACCTCGAAGGCCTTTTCCACGACCTGCCAGGGCAGCTCTTCTTTCTGGTCGTACTCGGCGGCGATGGGAATGATTTCCTTGCGGGCGAAGTCGCGCGCGAGTTGCTGAAGCTGCTTTTGCTCGTCGGTCAAGGTGAAATCGATCATGGGCACTCCTGGAAAAGGGCGCGGCGCCGGGGCCTTGCCGGGCCGGGAAAAGGGGGGCGCTGAACTCGGTTCAATTTAACATGGGGGCCTTAGGGCGGCGAGAGGAGGGCGGCCGTCACTGCTTGCGGAACGCGGCGCCACCAGTCCTACACTGGGAGGATGAGCGCCCCCACCCCCAAGGCAGGCAGGGTCTGCTACGGCAGGGTCGCGCTGGGCGTGAGCGCCCCGGCGCGGCGGGTCTGGGCGGGCGGATAGGCCGGAGCGTGGACCTCGCCCCCTTCGTCCAGGACCTCAGGGTGGGGCGGCTCGCGGCGGCCCCGGCCCCCCGCTGGCTGTGGCCGGACGCGGGGGTAGAACTGGTGTTTAGCACCGCACGGCTCACCCTGGGGACGCCCGGCGGCGGCGTCTGGCGTCCGGGTCCGGTCTTCACCCCGGGGATCCAGCGGCGGCCGCTGCTCGCGCAGGTGGGGGAGGGGAACGTCCTGCGGGTGCGGCTGTCCCCTTGGGTCCCTCCCGCCCTCTACGCGGACGTGCTCGCCGGGGCAAACGCGGCCCCCGACGTGCTGGAGCGGCTGCGGGCGGATGACCTTGCGGGGGCGGCCGAGGCAGTCCGGGCCTGGGTGGGGCGGCGGCTGGCCGCACTTCCCGGTCCCCTTCAGGCGGCGGCCCGGCAGGTCTGCGAGGCGCCCCTGACGTTTCACCTGCCCGAGCTGGAGGACCTCGCCGGGTGCTCGGCCCGCGAATTGCAGCGCCGCAGCCGCCGCGAGCTGGGCCTCACCCTCAAGGGCCTTCAGCGGCTCGCCCGCTTCCAGGCCGCCGTGACGGCGCTGGCCTCCCCGCCCGCCTTGCCACTCGCCGAACTCGCCCTGAGCCTGGGCTACGCCGACCAATCGCATTTCACCCGCGAAGTCCGCGCCTTCTCCGGCTTCTCCCCTGCGCGCCTCGCCGAACGCTTGCGCGCCTGACGGTCGTTTTCGTTCAAGACGGGGGGCGAGCGTCGTGGCACCGTGGACCCATGACAATGATCTCCAGGGCGAGGCTCGGCAACGTCAACCTGCTTGTGGCGGACGTGGCGCGGGCGCAGCACTTCTACGAACGTGCCTTCGGGCTGGTGATGGACGCCTCCCGATCCGCCCCTCCCCACATGCTGATTCTGGGTGCGCCGGGCTGCACCCTCAGCCTCAAGGCCGCCCAGACCGAGGACGTAGGCAAGCGCACCGGCCCGGGGTCGGTCGAGCTGGGCTTCGAGACGCAGGAGCTGGAGGCCGTCCACGCTGCCCTGACCGAACTGGGCGCGTTCGTCAGGGCCATCGAGGATCAGGGCTTCGGACGCACCTTCGACGCCCGCGACCTCGACGGGCACCATCTGGTCGTCTACACGCTGAGTCCGGAAAACCGCTGACCCCAAGTTTTTTCTGACTGCTGAAAGCTGACCGCTGACTGCCCCTTACAGCACGTCGTCGGCGCTGCCGCGTTTGCGAAGGTTGTTCTGCGTCTTGCGCCAGCGCAGCGCCCGGACGATGGCGGGGGCGGCGGGGTTGAGGCTGAGGTCGTAGGCGGGGTACCACACCCGCTGCTCGGAGAACTTCAGCTTCATCTTGAACACGCCGAAGGAATGCTTGTCCTCGTCCAGTTTGCGCGGAATGCCCCAGAAATCGAAGGTGGTGTAGCCCCGGCGCTTGGCGTCGAGCATCGCGTTCCAGTAAAAGGCGTCGGGGGCCTTGACGTCCTTGTAGGGGCTGCCGTCGGGGTGGGTACGGTCGTCGCGCACGCTGCCGCCGAACAGGTAGGAGGTGCCGCCCCCCATCGCCAGGAAAAAGCCCCCGGCGAGCGCCTTGCCTTCGAAGCGCGACAGCACCAGGTAGGCTTCGCCGCCGTGGGCGCCGCCCTCGCGCAGCATGGTCTCGTAGTACCTGCGGGGAAAGGCGCCCAGCTTGGCGCGCTCGTTCGTCGCGGTGAAAATCTCCCAGAAGGCGTCGAAGTCGTCGTCGCGGGCGGCGATCACGCCCAGCTTCTGGGCGGCGCGCACGTTGCGGCGGGCCATGGAGTGCAGGTTAGAAAACAGCTCGTCTTCCGGGCGGGTGAGGTCGGCCAGGATGGTGTGCTCGGGCTGCTCGCTCTCGGCGCGGCGAAAGGGGCCGTAAGCGTCTGGCACCGCCACGCCGTCCTCGGCGGGAACGGGCGAGGGCGGCTCGATCTTGAGCAGGGCGTCGCCGGGGCGCGCGACCTTTCTTATGGCCTCAGCCACGGCGGGCAGCAGGTCGAGCGACTCCAGTGCCGGGCCGCGCGGGGCATACAGGGTCGAAAAGCCGGGCACCAGCCGTTTGCGCAGCAGTTGGACGGCGCCCACCGTGCTGGCGCCCCGCTGAATCAGGTAGCGCAGCGGCGTCTGCCCCAGCTCACGCCGCGCTTCGCCGTAGCCCCAGCCTTGCAGGGCGCTGGTCAGCGGCAGGGCGCGCACCGCGTCGTCGTACAGGCGCGGGTCTTGGGTGGGCACGAGGGTCAGGCGCATCGGGGGGGATTGTAGCAGGGCCGCGCAAAGTGGCCGGACAAGCGGGGGCCAGCCTATCCGGAAGCCGCCTGCGCGCCAGAGCAAATGCTCTAGAGTGAACGGGTGAAACAGAGCATCCTGACGCTCGCCCTGCTGCTGGGCGGTGCGGCCCTCGCGCAGACAGCCCCGACGCCTCCTACGGCCACGCCGCCTGCTCCTGCCGCGCCTGCCCAGACGGCCCCGGCTCCGACGACGCCGACCCAGACCGCGCCCGCCCCGGCCACGCCCGCTGCCCCAGCCGCCGATCCCCAGACCGTGGTCGCGCAGGTGGGCGGCGAGCGCTTTACGCTGGCGCAGTACGAGCAGGCCTTCCGCATCGCGGTGGCGCGGGTCCTGAACTCGCAGGGGGTGCCCTTCACGCCCGAGATGCTCGCGGAATTTGCAGAGGCCCGGCCCGAGTTCCTGACCCAGTACGCCCGCGACCGCGCGGTCTACCAGCTCGCCCGGCGCACCACCCAGGTCCCGGCCGCGCAGATCGACGAGCAGGTCGCCCAGGCCAAAAAGGACTTCGAGAACGACGCCGACTTTGCAGAAGCCCTGGCGGCCACCGGCTTTGCCAACGAGGCCGATCTGCGCGCCGACATCGAGCGGCAGGCGGTCGTGCAGGCGTACCTCGACGCCACCAAGAACCGCTTCAAGTTCGGAGACGCGCTGGTGGCGAGCTTCTACAACCTCAACAAGGCGTCGTTCAACCGTCCGGCCGAGGCCTGCGTGAAGCATATTCTGGTCGCCACCCAGGCCGAGGGTCAGGCCGTGCTGCGCGAGGTGCAGGGCGGCGGGGACTTTGCGGCCATCGCCAAGGCCAAGAGCCAGGACCCCGGCAGCGCCGCGCAGGGCGGCGACTTGGGCTGCCTGTCGCCCGGGGACACGGTCGAAGCCTTTGACCGCGCCTCGTTCAACGGCGCCGTCAACCAGCCCCAGCTGGTGCAGACCGAGTACGGCTGGCACGTGCTGGTCGTGACCAGACGCACGGCGGCGGGCCTGGCTCCGCTGACCGAGGTCGCGCCCGTCATCCGCGAACAGCTCGCCCGCGACGCCGCCCAGAAGTACCTCGACTCGCAGCTCGCCCGCCTGACCATCACCACCAACCCGGCGGCCGTGACGGTGACAGCCCCCCGCTAAAATCCTGCGATCCCCAGGCCGGGACGGTTTCGCCACGCGCGGGACCGTCCCGGTCCTCTGTCATTCTCCAGCCGCGCCCTGCCCGGGACGGCCTTCCCGGAACATGAGGCTGCACGCTCCAAAGAGGACCAGCGCAGAAACGGCACCGTCACTCCTAGCACACAGGCCCATCACAAGAGGCTCAGCGGACGCCGCCCTTTTAACCAAATGTAAAACTCTCTGTCTCTATAGATTGCGTTTGTAAATTTATAAAAGCACATTTTTAGGAAATCGAAGCTTTGTGAGACGCTACCAAGCTTGTCTAGCTGTTTGCAAAAGGGCCTTTTGGAAGGATGTGCTACACCTTCCTCGTCAACACATCCACAACCCATCTCGCTCTCAGTCCAGCCCCCGGAGGTTCAGGATGACTTCACGTATTGCGCTCGGTTCACTCGGTCTCGCGTTGCTTCTCGCCGCCTGTGGTCAGCAGGCTCCCGGTTCGGTCGCCCCGGCCCAGGCGTCCACCGAGCGCGGCGCCCGCACCTCCGCGCCGCTGCTGGGCACCGCCAATCCCGACGCGGTGCCGGGGCAGTACATCGTGGTGTTCAGTGACGGCGCGCTGCCGACCAACCTGGGCGCGCAGGACGCGGGCGCCCTGGTCCGCACGCTGGGCCTCGATCCGCAGGGCGTGACCGTGCAGCATATCTACGCGCAGGCCCTGAGCGGCTTCGCGGCCAAGCTCAGTGCCCAGAACCTCGCCGCCCTGCGCGCCGACACGCGCGTGAAGTACATCGAGCAAGACGGCGTGATGCGCATGAGCGCCACCCAGGGCGGCGCGACCTGGGGCCTGGACCGCATCGACCAGCGCAACCTGCCGCTGGACGGCAGCTACACCTACAACAGCACCGCCAACGGCGTGAAGGCCTACATCATCGACACCGGCATCAACACGGCGCACACCGACTTCGGGGGCCGGGCGGTGTGGGGCACCAACACCACCGGGGACGGCACCAACAGTGATTGCCAGGGCCACGGCACCCACGTGGCGGGCACGGTGGGCAGCAACACCTGGGGCGTCGCCAAGGGCGTGCAGCTGGTGGCGGTCAAGGTGCTGGGCTGCGACGGCTCGGGCACCAACTCGGGCGTGATCGCGGGCGTGAACTGGGCCGTGACCAACAAGGGCAGCGCGACGGCCGTGGCGAACATGAGCCTCGGCGGCGGCTTCAGCCAGGCCGTGAACGACGCGGTGAACAGCGCGGCAAGCAAGAACCTGATCATGGCGGTCGCGGCGGGCAACGAGAACCAGAACGCCTGCAACGTCTCCCCCGCCAGCGCGGCGAGCGCGATCACGGTGGGCAGCACCACCAACACCGACGCCCGCTCCAGCTTCTCCAACTACGGGACGTGCCTGGACCTGTTCGCGCCGGGCAGCAACATCACCTCGACCTGGATCGGCTCGACGAGCGCCACCAACACCATCAGCGGCACGTCCATGGCGACCCCGCACGTCGCAGGCGCCATCGCCCTGCTGATCGCGGGCGGCAACACCACCAACAGCGCGGCGACCAGCGCCCTGCTCAACGGCGCCACCACCGGCAAGGTCACGGGCGCCCAGACGGGCAGCCCCAACCGCCTGCTGTACACGGGCACGGGCACCACGACCACCCCCGCGCCGGGCACGACCTATACCGGCAGCGTGGGCAGCCGCGCCAGCAGCTACCAGCCGGGCACTGGGGGCTTTTCCTACGCGGGCGGGACCCTGAAAGGCACCCTCAGCGCGGCCAGCGGCACCGATTTCGACCTGTTCCTCCAGAAGTGGAACGGCAGCGCCTGGGCCGACGTGGCCGCCAGCGAGGGCGCCAGCAGCAGCGAGAGCATCAACTACGCGGCCGCTCAGGGCACTTACCGCTGGGAGGTCTACGCCTACTCCGGCAGCGGCAGCTACAGCCTGACCGAGACGAGGTAAACGCCTCGCAGGCCGTCTCCCTCTTTCTCAGTCCCCTCCACGACCCCCCAGCCCCGTGCTGGGGGTTTTGCTGGACGGCACAGCCGACAACTCCAGTCCCAGAATTACGCCTTGACCGTAATTACATTCTGTTATAAACTAAATCCATGAAGTTGAGCGATGTTCAGAAACGACTCCAGGCTCCGTTTCCCGCTCACCTGGTGGGCTGGAAGCCCCAGGCATTCACCAAGGACCGCACCCGCGCGCTGCTGCTGGCCTACGTGGACGCCCGCGCCGTTCAAGACCGCCTGGACGCGATCTGCCCGGACGGCTGGTCGTTTGAGATCGAGGTCATCCCGGGCACCCAGCACCCTACCGTCAAGGGCCGCCTGACCGTGCTGGGCGTGACCCGCGAGGACATCGGCGAGGCGGGCGAGGGCGAGTACGGGACCCTCAAGGCGGCCTCGTCGGACGCGCTGAAGCGCTGCGCGGTGCAGTTCGGCCTCGGGCGCTACCTCTACGACCTGCCCAAGCAGTGGGTGGACTGGAACGACGCGCGGCGCGAGCCTGCCGTGACCCCCGAGCTGCCCGAGTGGGCGCGCCCCGACCACGAGCGCAGCCCCGGCGGCGCCCACATCGTGCAGGCCATGGAGCAGCTCAAGTACGAGCTGCCCGAGGACCTCGAACTCCAGCGCGAGGTGTACAAGCACCTCAAGGCCGCGCTGGGCAGCCTCCACCCCCTGCCGCAGGGCGGGCACGGACGGGCCGCGTGAATCCGGTGCAGCCCCGGCACCTCGCCGCCGTGATGCTGGGCATCCTGACGCTGACCCTGGTCGGCGGGGCGCTGGCGAACCTGCTGTAGAGCGTGTGGCCGGTGGCTGGTCAAGGAAGGTGGGAGACGCAGTCGTACGTCTCCCACCTTCCTCGTTGGCCTACGCGCCCATGCCGCAGGCCACGCCCTACAGGCGCTTCTTGACGTGCCGCGTCGGCGCGTGGCTCCAGGGGTCGTCGGGCCAGGGGTGCTTGGGGTAGCGGCCGCGCAGCTCCTTGCGGACCTCGAAATACGAGGAGTTCCAGAAAGACCTCAGGTCCTGGGTCACCTGCACCGGGCGCCCGGCGGGCGAGAGCAGATGCAGCAGCACGGGCGTGCGGCCCCCGTTGACGCTGGGGGTCTCGGTCAGGCCAAAGAGTTCCTGCAACTTCACCGCCAGGATGGGCGGCGAGCCGTCAGGCTGGTAGCTCAGGCGCACGCGCGAGCCGCTGGGCACCGTCAGGTGGGTGGGCGCCAGCTCGTCGAGGCGGGCCGGGAGCGGCCAGGGCAGCAGCGCTTGCAGGGCCGGAAGCAGCGGGAGGCGGCCCAGGTCCTCGCGGGTGCGCACCCCCTCCAGCGTTGGCCCCAGCCAGTCCTCCAGCCCCGCGAGCAGCGCGGCGTCCGAGAGGTCGGGCCACTGGGGTGGATCGGCGTGGGCTTCTTCCGGGCGCCACGCGCGCAGCGACTGGACCCGGGCGCGCAGGCTGGCGGCGTCCGGGGAGAAGGTGAGGAGGTGGAGGCCCTCCGCACGGATCGCCCCGGCCAGCGCCTCCACCCGCGCCGCGTGCGGCAGGTCGCGCAGGGGCCGGGTGTCCAGCACCAGCGCCCCCACCCGCCGTTCGCGCTGGGCGACGAGGGTGCCGCTGCGGGCGTCCCAGCGCACCGCGTCCTGCCATCCGGCGCGGGCGCCTAGGACCGCCGGGGCGAGCGGCGCGGCGAGGGAGATGCGGCCCTCGGCCGTGCCCGCGTCGAGGTGGGCGACCGCCAGGGCCGGACTCGCGGCCAGCGCGTCCCCCTCGGGCAGCCGCGCCCCCTGACCGCCCGCGAGCAGGAAGCGGCCTCCACCCCCCTCGCGGGCCAGGGCCAGCCGCTCGGGGTAGGCCAGGGCGACGAGCTGGCCCACCGCGAACCCGTCCGGCGGGGTGTCGTCCGGCCGCACGGCGAGGGCCTGCCGCCACTGCCGCGCGAGCCGCTCGGCGCGTTCCAGCACCCCCGCGTCGCCCCGGCTCCCCTCCCGGCGGCGCCAGGCGCGCAGGGCTGCCACCCGGTCGGTCAGGTCGGCTCCGGCCCCGGCGGCCAGGGGATCGCGTTCTTCCAGCAGCGCAGCCACGTCGGCAGCGAGGGGTCCCAGCCCCAGCGCGGCCCCGTCGTGCAGCAGATGGGCCAGGCGGGGGTGGGTGGGCAATTCCAGCAGGGCCGAGCCACGCGGCGTGATGCGCCCAGCGGTGTCCAGGGCCTCCAGATCGCGCAGCAGGGCGCGGGCGCTCTGGACCCGGGGCGCGGGCGGCTCGTCGAGCCAGGCGAGGGCGGCAGGGTCGGGCGCGCCCCATCCGGCAAGTTCCAGGGTCAGCGGCGCGAGGTCGGCCTCCACGATCTCGGGGGGGCGCGCAGCGGGCAAGGCCGCGTGGGTGCGCTCGCTCCACAGGCGGTAGGCGGTGCCCGGCGCGGTGCGGCCTGCCCGGCCCGCGCGCTGCTCGGCCCCGTCGCGGGTGACGCGGGTGGTGACCAGGCGGGTCAGGCCCGTGCCGGGGTCGAAGCGCTGGGTGCGGCTCAGGCCCCCGTCCACGACCACCCGCACGCCCGCCAGGGTCAGCGACGTTTCCGCGATGGAGGTCGCCAGCACCACCCGGCACTGGCCCCCCGGGTCCGGCAGGATCGCCCGGCGCTGCTCGGCCAGCGGGAGGTCGCCGTACAGCGGCAGCACGGCCGCGTCCACGCCGGAGAGCGCCCCCAGCGCCCCGCGAATCTCGCGCACACCAGGGAGAAAGGCCAGGATGTCCCCTTCCGGGTGCGCCGCCAGCGCCTCCCGCACCGCGCGGGCCACCTGGTCCTCGACGCGGCCTGCCGGGTCGGCAGGCAGGTAGCGCACGTCCACCGGGTAGGCCCGGCCCGCGCTCTGCACCAGCGGAGCGCCCAGGCGGGTGGGCAGCGCCGGGTCGAGCGTAGCCGACATGACCAGCACGCGCAGGTCGTCACGCAGGGCCCCCTGCACCTCACGCAGCAGGGCCAGCGCGAGGTCGGCGTTCAGCGAGCGCTCGTGGAACTCGTCGAGAATCACCAGGCCCACACCCGCCAGTTCAGGGTCGCGCTGGAGGCGGCGGGTCAGGATGCCCTCGGTGACGACCTCGATGCGGGTCCGGTTCGACACCCTCGACTCGAAGCGCACCCGCGAGCCGACCGTGCCGCCGACCTCCTCCCCCAGCCCTTCGGCCAGCCGGGCCGCGACCGCCCGGGCAGCGACCCGGCGCGGTTGCAGCATCACGGTGCCCTGCCCGGCGAGCCAGGGTTCATGCAGCAGCTCAAGCGGCAGCCCGGTGCTCTTTCCCGCGCCCGGCGGCGCCTGAAGCACCACCAGCGGGTGCGCCGCGAGCGCCGAGCGCAGCTCGGGCAACACCTCGAAAACGGGAAGAGCGAGGCCAGGCGAGGTCACGCGGGGCATGGTAGCAGGGACGCTCAGGACGCCTCGCCGCCGCTGGGAGCCTTGCCGATTTCCCCGTCGGGGGACTTGTGAAAGGCGGCCCCCAGCGCGCGGACGTTCTCATGAATCAGGGTGGTGTTCAGCGAGACGGCGGCGAGCATCCCTGCCGAGGCCGCGCTCATCACGTACTGCGGCGCGCCGGTCATGTCGCCCGCCGCCCACACGCCGCGTACGCTGGTCATGCCGTGCTCGTTGACGACCACCCGGCTTTTCTCGTTCAGCTCGCAGCCCAGCGACGCGGGCAGGGCGCTGTTCTGAACCTGGGTGGGGTTGAGGAACAGCGCGTCGAGGTGCAGGCGCTCCCCTCCCCGGAAGCGGACCCGGAGGTCGTCGCGGCCCTCCAACCGCAGGATCGGGGCCGTGTGGATGGGGACGCCGACCCGGCGCAGGTCCTCGCGCTGCTCTTCGGTCAGCTCGTCGGGGCCGTCGGTCAGGAGCACCACCCGGCCGGACCACGCGCGCACGCTCAGGGCGAGGTGGTGGCCCTCCTGGTGCGATCCCAGCACGCCCAGCGCCGCCTCGCGGTTGGGCCAGCCGTCGCAGTAGGGGCAGTGGTGGACGGTGCGGCCCCAGCGGGCACGCAGGCCCGGCACGCCCGGCAGCACGTCGCGCACGCCGGTCGCGAACAGCAGGCGCCGGGCAAAAGCCCAGCCGCCGTCGTGCCGGACCGCGAATCCCTCAGGAAGCGCCCTGGCCTCGCGGGCCACGCCGGGCTGCACCGTCACCGGATACTCGGTGAGGTCGGCCAGTCCCAGCGTCTTGAGGGTACCGGGTGGGCTGGCGTCGCGGGTAAAGACCCCGTGGGCCGCCGTGGCTTTTTCGTTGCGCGGCGGCCCGCCGTCAAGCAGCAGCACCCGCCGCCGGGCGCCGCCCAGCACCAGCGCGGCGTTCAGCCCCGCCGGACCTGCGCCGACTACCACGGCGTCATACTCCTGCCTGGGCATCAGCGGGGACCCGGCCGCACGCTCAAGTCGGGCAGGGCCGCGTCCCGGGGAGCGCCCAGCACAAAATGGATCGTGGCGGCCACCGTCTCCGGGGTCAGGTAGGCGTCCGGGTCGTAGGCGCCGCCCTCCTGCGCGCGCACCTGCTGCTGCATGGGCGTGGCGGTGCGGCCCGGATAGACGGTCGAGACCCGCACGCCGTGGGGGGCTTCCTCGTCGCGCAGGGCGTCGGCCAGTGCCCTCAGGGCAAACTTGCTGGCCGCGTAGCTGGCCCAGCCGGGGTTGGCCCGCAGGCCCGCCCCGCTGTTCACGAACACCAGGGTGCCGCGCTCCTCCCGCACGCGCGGCAACAGCAGCCGGGTCAGCTCGGCGGGCGCGACCACGTTGACCCCCAGGGTGTGGGTCCAGGCGGCGTGCCCCTGCTCGGCCACCGCCCCCAGCTCGGCCACCCCCGCGTTGTGGACCACGTTGGTCACCCGGCCCAGCCCTGCCAGCGCCTCCCCGAAGGTGTCCGGCGCGAGCAGGTCGAGGAGCAGGGGCTGGCCGCCCACCTCGTCCGCCAGGGCCGCCAGCCGCGCCGGGTCGCGGCCTTGCAAGATCAGGGTATGGGTGCCTGCCAGCGCCCGCGCGAGCGCCGCGCCGATGCCGCCCGCCGCGCCGGTAATCAGCGTCACGGGCCGTGTGGAGTGGGTCATGGGCGGCAGGCTAACGCACCAGCCGTACCCGGAAATACCGCTCCTGAAACCAAACGGCCTTCATGATGTCCGCATCTGCCCAGGTGGTGCCCGGCCGCACGACGACCAGCTTGTCCTCCACGTCGTCCTCGCGGACGATCACGGCGGCGACCACGCCCCTCGCCTCCCCCACGGGCACGTCCCACCCCAGCAGGTAGGCGTCGATGGGCTGACCGTCGCCGCTGAGTGTTCCGGGCAGTTCGCCGGAGTTCACCCGGTACACGAGGTCGGGGTGACGGGGATGCACGCTGCCCAGCGGACGGTCCACGGCGACGCGGACGATCTGGCCCAGCCAGGCGGTCAGGTCAGGCTTCACCGGGCCAGCATAGAAAGCCACCC
The sequence above is a segment of the Deinococcus budaensis genome. Coding sequences within it:
- a CDS encoding acyl-CoA dehydrogenase family protein, coding for MIDFTLTDEQKQLQQLARDFARKEIIPIAAEYDQKEELPWQVVEKAFEVGLLNASIPEHAGGLGLGMVDECLIGEELGYGCMGIYTVLMASELGITPILVGGTEEQQKRFLGPLTEKPSLAAFALSEPNNGSDAAAMHTTAVLDGDEWVINGTKMWISNGGLAEITVVFATTDRQGGHKATVALVVPKDAPGFSYNKIKHKMGQRASLTSELVFENVRVPRENQLGGLGDGFKIAMKTLDKTRIPVAAGSVGIARRALDESVKYAKEREAFGKPIAQFQAIQFKVAEMAMGVETGRLMYWKAAWLVDQGLPHGYESAIAKAYCSEMAFDAANEAIQVHGGYGYVGEYPVEKLLRDVKLNQIYEGTNEIQRVVISRNLLK
- a CDS encoding helix-turn-helix domain-containing protein yields the protein MDLAPFVQDLRVGRLAAAPAPRWLWPDAGVELVFSTARLTLGTPGGGVWRPGPVFTPGIQRRPLLAQVGEGNVLRVRLSPWVPPALYADVLAGANAAPDVLERLRADDLAGAAEAVRAWVGRRLAALPGPLQAAARQVCEAPLTFHLPELEDLAGCSARELQRRSRRELGLTLKGLQRLARFQAAVTALASPPALPLAELALSLGYADQSHFTREVRAFSGFSPARLAERLRA
- a CDS encoding VOC family protein, which produces MTMISRARLGNVNLLVADVARAQHFYERAFGLVMDASRSAPPHMLILGAPGCTLSLKAAQTEDVGKRTGPGSVELGFETQELEAVHAALTELGAFVRAIEDQGFGRTFDARDLDGHHLVVYTLSPENR
- a CDS encoding lipid II:glycine glycyltransferase FemX is translated as MRLTLVPTQDPRLYDDAVRALPLTSALQGWGYGEARRELGQTPLRYLIQRGASTVGAVQLLRKRLVPGFSTLYAPRGPALESLDLLPAVAEAIRKVARPGDALLKIEPPSPVPAEDGVAVPDAYGPFRRAESEQPEHTILADLTRPEDELFSNLHSMARRNVRAAQKLGVIAARDDDFDAFWEIFTATNERAKLGAFPRRYYETMLREGGAHGGEAYLVLSRFEGKALAGGFFLAMGGGTSYLFGGSVRDDRTHPDGSPYKDVKAPDAFYWNAMLDAKRRGYTTFDFWGIPRKLDEDKHSFGVFKMKLKFSEQRVWYPAYDLSLNPAAPAIVRALRWRKTQNNLRKRGSADDVL
- a CDS encoding peptidylprolyl isomerase gives rise to the protein MKQSILTLALLLGGAALAQTAPTPPTATPPAPAAPAQTAPAPTTPTQTAPAPATPAAPAADPQTVVAQVGGERFTLAQYEQAFRIAVARVLNSQGVPFTPEMLAEFAEARPEFLTQYARDRAVYQLARRTTQVPAAQIDEQVAQAKKDFENDADFAEALAATGFANEADLRADIERQAVVQAYLDATKNRFKFGDALVASFYNLNKASFNRPAEACVKHILVATQAEGQAVLREVQGGGDFAAIAKAKSQDPGSAAQGGDLGCLSPGDTVEAFDRASFNGAVNQPQLVQTEYGWHVLVVTRRTAAGLAPLTEVAPVIREQLARDAAQKYLDSQLARLTITTNPAAVTVTAPR
- a CDS encoding S8 family peptidase, with protein sequence MTSRIALGSLGLALLLAACGQQAPGSVAPAQASTERGARTSAPLLGTANPDAVPGQYIVVFSDGALPTNLGAQDAGALVRTLGLDPQGVTVQHIYAQALSGFAAKLSAQNLAALRADTRVKYIEQDGVMRMSATQGGATWGLDRIDQRNLPLDGSYTYNSTANGVKAYIIDTGINTAHTDFGGRAVWGTNTTGDGTNSDCQGHGTHVAGTVGSNTWGVAKGVQLVAVKVLGCDGSGTNSGVIAGVNWAVTNKGSATAVANMSLGGGFSQAVNDAVNSAASKNLIMAVAAGNENQNACNVSPASAASAITVGSTTNTDARSSFSNYGTCLDLFAPGSNITSTWIGSTSATNTISGTSMATPHVAGAIALLIAGGNTTNSAATSALLNGATTGKVTGAQTGSPNRLLYTGTGTTTTPAPGTTYTGSVGSRASSYQPGTGGFSYAGGTLKGTLSAASGTDFDLFLQKWNGSAWADVAASEGASSSESINYAAAQGTYRWEVYAYSGSGSYSLTETR
- the ddrA gene encoding single-stranded DNA-binding protein DdrA, translating into MKLSDVQKRLQAPFPAHLVGWKPQAFTKDRTRALLLAYVDARAVQDRLDAICPDGWSFEIEVIPGTQHPTVKGRLTVLGVTREDIGEAGEGEYGTLKAASSDALKRCAVQFGLGRYLYDLPKQWVDWNDARREPAVTPELPEWARPDHERSPGGAHIVQAMEQLKYELPEDLELQREVYKHLKAALGSLHPLPQGGHGRAA